From Sphingomonas nostoxanthinifaciens, a single genomic window includes:
- a CDS encoding helix-turn-helix domain-containing protein: MIERGWEKKIEPLTVRISTAVRITGLSRSRIYELIQSGDLDTVKVGRATLIQFQSLKALTASEATPN; this comes from the coding sequence ATGATCGAGCGTGGCTGGGAGAAGAAGATCGAGCCGCTCACGGTTCGGATATCGACCGCCGTGCGGATCACCGGCCTCAGCCGTTCCCGGATCTACGAGCTCATTCAGTCCGGAGACCTCGATACGGTGAAGGTCGGCCGTGCGACCCTGATTCAGTTTCAGAGCCTCAAGGCCCTGACGGCTTCGGAGGCAACACCAAACTGA
- a CDS encoding tyrosine-type recombinase/integrase, whose product MLTQLQITSAKPQPKPYTLSDGQGLALFVQPSGAKIWRFRYRYGGQARTLHIGQWPALSLADAREKCRDARKAIASGIDPVLEKKRTKIESQFAVATSFKEVAIEWVAKCEREGLAEITLGKIRWLLGMAYPMIGSHPINGITPIEALSVLRKIEAKGNYESARRMRSVLSRVFRYGIATARCDRDVAADLRGALTTPRTTHHAAIVDPEEVGILLKTMDGYTGQAVTRMAMRLSPHLFARPGELRQAEWSEIDVVKAIWSVPAERMKMRRPHRVPLSVQVLEMIEELREISGHRRYLFPCLGNPKRPMSENGVNQALRRLGYQAEEMTAHGFRAMAATLLNETGRWNPDAIERQLAHQEASSVRRAYARGEYWDERVTMMQHWSDYLDQLRAAATETKKPRPVVKTAKRKSNAGRPRGRPRK is encoded by the coding sequence ATGCTGACTCAACTCCAAATCACCTCTGCCAAACCCCAACCGAAGCCATACACGCTCTCCGACGGGCAAGGGCTCGCTCTGTTCGTTCAGCCCTCGGGCGCCAAGATCTGGCGCTTTCGCTACCGATATGGCGGTCAGGCCAGGACACTGCACATCGGCCAATGGCCGGCTCTCTCCCTCGCTGACGCTCGCGAGAAATGCCGAGACGCTCGAAAAGCAATCGCTTCCGGTATCGACCCCGTCCTCGAGAAGAAGCGGACGAAGATCGAATCGCAGTTCGCCGTGGCGACGAGCTTCAAGGAAGTCGCGATCGAATGGGTCGCCAAATGCGAGCGTGAAGGCCTCGCCGAGATCACGCTCGGAAAGATCCGGTGGCTTCTCGGGATGGCCTACCCGATGATCGGGTCACACCCGATCAATGGCATCACCCCGATCGAAGCCCTCTCCGTTCTGCGAAAGATCGAGGCGAAGGGGAATTACGAGAGCGCCCGACGGATGCGCAGCGTCCTCAGCCGGGTGTTTCGCTATGGGATCGCCACTGCGCGGTGCGATCGTGATGTCGCGGCGGACCTTCGCGGCGCGCTGACGACTCCAAGAACCACGCACCATGCCGCGATCGTCGACCCGGAAGAGGTTGGCATCCTGCTCAAGACGATGGACGGCTATACCGGTCAGGCAGTCACGCGAATGGCGATGCGCCTGTCTCCCCACTTGTTCGCAAGACCGGGCGAGCTTCGGCAGGCAGAATGGTCTGAGATCGACGTCGTCAAGGCGATCTGGTCGGTTCCTGCTGAGCGGATGAAGATGCGCCGGCCGCACCGGGTGCCGCTATCGGTACAGGTGCTGGAGATGATCGAGGAACTGCGCGAGATAAGCGGGCATCGCCGATACCTGTTCCCTTGCCTTGGAAACCCGAAGCGGCCGATGTCCGAGAATGGCGTGAACCAGGCGCTGCGGCGGCTGGGATACCAAGCCGAGGAGATGACGGCGCATGGCTTCCGCGCGATGGCGGCAACGCTGCTCAACGAGACGGGCCGCTGGAACCCCGATGCGATCGAGCGGCAACTGGCTCACCAGGAAGCGTCGTCGGTGCGACGGGCCTATGCACGCGGTGAGTATTGGGACGAGCGCGTGACCATGATGCAGCATTGGTCGGACTATCTCGATCAGTTGCGCGCTGCTGCGACGGAAACGAAAAAGCCGAGGCCCGTCGTAAAGACGGCGAAGCGCAAGTCGAACGCGGGCCGCCCGCGCGGGCGACCGCGAAAGTAG
- a CDS encoding DUF2274 domain-containing protein — protein MADLKLPQLPDRTPIKLGITVMPDLHQALTDYAALYAQTYGREEPVVELIPAMLTAFLESDRSFARDRDARQRGQK, from the coding sequence ATGGCCGATCTCAAGCTACCGCAGCTCCCGGACCGAACGCCCATCAAGCTCGGCATCACCGTCATGCCGGATCTCCATCAGGCTTTGACCGACTATGCCGCGCTCTACGCCCAGACCTATGGCCGGGAGGAACCGGTCGTCGAACTCATCCCGGCGATGCTCACCGCTTTTCTGGAAAGCGATCGCAGCTTTGCACGAGACCGCGATGCGCGGCAGCGGGGGCAGAAATGA
- the gltB gene encoding glutamate synthase large subunit translates to MSTEFLASEAERERIAREGMYRPEFEGDACGVGLVAATDGKPSRRVVSAAIEALKAVWHRGAVDADGKTGDGAGIHVDLPARFFDDCIEAAGHTPRANRLAVGMIFLPRTDLGAQETCRTIVESEIIDFGYTIYGWRQVPVDVSVIGDKAMLTRPEIEQIMIAGPLPDEETADEFEKKLYLVRRRIEKKLIEAQIQGCYLCSLSCRSIIYKGLFLAAELSVFFPDLRDERFISRVAIFHQRYSTNTFPQWWLAQPFRCLAHNGEINTIRGNKNWMKSHEIKMASLAFGQHSEDIKPVIPAGASDTAALDAAFETICRSGRDAPTAKLMLVPEAVIGSDHPQPVLDMYNYFASVMEPWDGPAALAMTDGRWVVAGVDRNALRPLRTLRTADNLLIVGSEAGMVVVPESSAVAKGRMGPGQMIAIDLEEGRFYDDAEIKARIAGEAPYGEWVQGFRAMADLTAPEGHCRPEWPRAELIRRQIAAGQSMEDMELILAPQVETAKEAIGSMGDDTPLAVISDKPRLISHFFRQNFSQVTNPPIDSLRETRVMSLKTRFGNLANILDTEAQQSGVLVLDSPVLTSRDWTALRSYFGSAHAVIDCTYPADDAPDTLRQAIARVRREAEQAVREGKSELFLTDEHAGEDRISIAMVLAAAAVHTHLVRKGLRSYASVNVRSAECLDTHYYAVLIGVGATTVNAYLAEAAIADRHARGLFGDVGLDECFKRWRKAIDDGLLKIMSKMGIAVISSYRGGYNFEAVGLSRALVNDFFPGMPAKISGEGYASLQLSAKLRQDKAYGGGAAVLPIGGFYRQRAGGESHAYSAQLMHLLQTAVSTDSYSQYLQFSRGVRELPPIYLRDLMEFNWAKDAVPIDTVEAITEIRKRFVTPGMSLGALSPEAHETLAIAMNRIGAKAVSGEGGEDSRRFTPYENGDNANSVIKQIASGRFGVTAEYLGSAEELEIKVAQGAKPGEGGQLPGFKVTEMIARLRHSTPGVTLISPPPHHDIYSIEDLAQLIYDLKQINPRARVCVKLVSSAGIGTVAAGVAKAHADAILVAGHVGGTGASPQTSIKYAGTPWEMGLSEVNQVLTLNGLRHRVKLRTDGGLKTGRDIVIAAILGAEEYGIGTLSLVAMGCIMVRQCHSNTCPVGVCTQDDALRAKFVGTPEKVINLMTFIAEEVREILARLGVRSLDEVIGRTELLRQVSRGAEHLDDLDLNPILAKVDAPDHHRRFQLNTFRNEVPDSLDAQMIKDAAPVFARREKMQLTYTVRNTHRAVGTRLSAEITAKYGMNTLADGHVHVRLRGSAGQSLGAFAVKGVTLEVFGEANDYVGKGLSGGTIVVRPMVSSPLESRANTIIGNTVLYGATSGTLLAAGQAGERFAVRNSGATVVVEGCGANGCEYMTGGIAVILGKVGDNFGAGMTGGMAFVLDEDESFASHANPESILWRRLGSAWWEARLKTLIAAHAVKTDSRWSHNILDDWDRWRGQFWQVVPKEMLGRLSQPLDDAEPEAVAAE, encoded by the coding sequence ATGTCGACAGAGTTCCTGGCGAGCGAGGCCGAGCGCGAGCGCATCGCCCGCGAGGGCATGTACCGGCCCGAATTCGAGGGCGACGCCTGCGGCGTCGGCCTCGTCGCCGCGACCGACGGCAAGCCGTCGCGTCGCGTCGTCAGCGCGGCGATCGAGGCGCTGAAGGCGGTATGGCACCGCGGCGCGGTCGATGCCGACGGCAAGACCGGCGACGGCGCGGGCATCCATGTCGACCTGCCCGCCCGCTTCTTCGACGATTGCATCGAGGCCGCCGGCCATACGCCGCGCGCCAACCGCCTCGCGGTCGGCATGATCTTCCTGCCGCGTACCGATCTCGGTGCACAGGAGACGTGTCGAACGATCGTCGAGAGCGAGATCATCGATTTCGGCTACACCATCTACGGCTGGCGCCAGGTGCCGGTCGACGTGTCGGTGATCGGCGACAAGGCGATGCTGACCCGGCCCGAGATCGAGCAGATCATGATCGCCGGCCCGCTGCCGGACGAGGAGACCGCCGACGAGTTCGAGAAGAAGCTCTATCTCGTCCGCCGCCGCATCGAGAAGAAGCTGATCGAGGCGCAGATCCAGGGTTGCTACCTGTGTTCGCTGTCGTGCCGCTCGATCATCTACAAGGGGCTGTTCCTCGCCGCCGAGCTGTCGGTCTTCTTTCCCGACCTGCGCGACGAGCGCTTCATCAGCCGCGTCGCGATCTTCCACCAGCGTTATTCGACCAACACCTTCCCGCAATGGTGGCTGGCGCAGCCGTTCCGCTGCCTCGCGCATAATGGCGAGATCAACACGATCCGCGGCAACAAGAACTGGATGAAGAGCCACGAGATCAAGATGGCCAGCCTCGCGTTCGGCCAGCATTCGGAGGACATCAAGCCGGTCATCCCGGCCGGCGCGTCGGACACCGCCGCGCTGGATGCCGCGTTCGAGACGATCTGCCGCTCGGGCCGCGATGCGCCGACCGCGAAGCTGATGCTGGTGCCGGAGGCGGTGATCGGCAGCGACCATCCGCAGCCGGTGCTCGACATGTACAACTATTTTGCGAGCGTGATGGAGCCGTGGGACGGCCCGGCGGCGCTGGCGATGACCGACGGCCGCTGGGTCGTGGCGGGTGTCGACCGCAACGCGCTCCGCCCGTTGCGCACGTTGCGCACCGCCGACAATCTGCTGATCGTCGGCTCCGAGGCCGGCATGGTCGTCGTGCCCGAAAGCTCCGCAGTGGCGAAGGGTCGCATGGGCCCCGGCCAGATGATCGCGATCGATCTGGAGGAAGGCCGCTTCTACGACGATGCCGAGATCAAGGCGCGCATCGCCGGCGAGGCACCCTATGGCGAGTGGGTCCAGGGCTTCCGCGCGATGGCCGACCTCACCGCACCCGAGGGGCATTGTCGGCCCGAATGGCCGCGCGCCGAGCTGATCCGCCGCCAGATCGCCGCCGGCCAGTCGATGGAGGACATGGAGCTGATCCTCGCGCCGCAGGTCGAGACCGCCAAGGAAGCGATCGGCTCGATGGGCGACGACACGCCACTTGCGGTCATCTCGGACAAGCCGCGGCTCATCAGCCACTTCTTCCGCCAGAATTTCAGCCAGGTCACCAACCCGCCGATCGACTCGCTGCGCGAGACGCGCGTGATGAGCCTGAAGACGCGGTTCGGAAACCTCGCCAACATCCTCGACACCGAGGCGCAGCAATCCGGCGTGCTGGTGCTCGACAGTCCTGTGCTCACCAGCCGCGACTGGACCGCGCTGCGCAGCTATTTCGGCTCGGCGCATGCGGTGATCGACTGCACCTACCCGGCCGACGACGCCCCCGACACGCTGCGCCAGGCGATCGCGCGCGTGCGGCGCGAGGCCGAGCAGGCGGTGCGCGAGGGCAAGAGCGAGCTGTTCCTGACCGACGAGCATGCCGGCGAGGACCGCATCTCGATCGCGATGGTGCTGGCGGCGGCGGCGGTGCACACCCACCTCGTCCGCAAGGGGCTGCGCTCCTACGCCTCGGTCAACGTGCGCTCGGCCGAATGCCTCGACACGCATTATTATGCGGTGCTGATCGGCGTCGGCGCGACCACCGTAAACGCCTATCTGGCCGAGGCGGCGATCGCCGATCGCCATGCGCGCGGCCTGTTCGGCGATGTCGGCCTCGACGAATGCTTCAAGCGCTGGCGCAAGGCGATCGACGACGGCCTGCTCAAGATCATGAGCAAGATGGGCATCGCCGTCATCTCATCCTATCGCGGCGGCTATAATTTCGAGGCGGTCGGCCTCAGCCGCGCGCTGGTGAACGACTTCTTCCCCGGCATGCCGGCGAAGATTTCGGGCGAAGGTTACGCCTCGCTCCAGCTTTCGGCGAAGCTGCGGCAGGACAAGGCCTATGGCGGCGGCGCGGCGGTGCTGCCGATCGGCGGATTCTACCGCCAGCGCGCGGGCGGCGAGAGCCATGCTTATTCGGCGCAGCTGATGCATCTGCTGCAGACCGCGGTGTCGACCGACAGCTACTCGCAATATCTCCAATTCTCGCGCGGTGTGCGCGAGCTGCCGCCCATCTATCTGCGCGATCTGATGGAGTTCAACTGGGCGAAGGACGCCGTGCCGATCGACACGGTCGAGGCGATCACCGAGATTCGCAAGCGCTTCGTCACCCCCGGCATGAGCCTCGGCGCGCTCTCGCCCGAAGCGCACGAGACGCTGGCGATCGCAATGAACCGCATCGGCGCCAAGGCGGTATCGGGCGAGGGCGGCGAGGATTCGCGCCGCTTCACGCCCTACGAGAATGGCGACAACGCCAATTCGGTCATCAAGCAGATCGCGTCGGGCCGCTTCGGCGTCACCGCCGAATATCTGGGCTCGGCCGAGGAATTGGAGATCAAGGTGGCGCAGGGCGCCAAGCCCGGCGAGGGCGGCCAGCTGCCCGGCTTCAAGGTGACCGAGATGATCGCGCGCCTGCGCCACTCGACGCCGGGCGTGACGTTGATCTCTCCCCCGCCCCACCATGACATCTATTCGATCGAGGATCTGGCGCAGCTCATCTACGATCTGAAGCAGATCAATCCGCGCGCGCGGGTGTGCGTGAAGCTCGTCTCGTCGGCCGGCATCGGCACGGTCGCGGCGGGCGTCGCCAAGGCGCATGCCGACGCGATCCTCGTCGCCGGCCATGTCGGCGGCACCGGCGCATCGCCGCAGACCAGCATCAAATATGCCGGCACGCCGTGGGAGATGGGCCTGTCCGAGGTCAATCAGGTGCTAACGCTCAACGGCCTGCGCCATCGCGTCAAGCTGCGCACCGACGGCGGCCTCAAAACCGGGCGCGACATCGTCATCGCCGCGATCCTCGGCGCCGAGGAATATGGCATCGGCACGCTCAGCCTCGTCGCGATGGGCTGCATCATGGTACGCCAGTGCCATTCCAACACCTGCCCGGTCGGCGTCTGCACGCAGGACGACGCGCTGCGCGCCAAGTTCGTCGGCACGCCCGAGAAGGTCATCAACCTGATGACCTTCATCGCCGAGGAGGTGCGCGAGATATTGGCGCGCCTCGGCGTGCGCAGCCTCGACGAGGTGATCGGTCGGACCGAACTGCTCCGCCAGGTCAGCCGCGGCGCCGAGCATCTCGACGATCTCGATCTCAACCCGATCCTCGCCAAGGTCGATGCGCCGGATCATCATCGCCGCTTCCAGCTCAACACCTTCCGCAACGAGGTGCCCGACAGCCTCGACGCGCAGATGATCAAGGATGCGGCGCCGGTGTTCGCGCGGCGCGAGAAGATGCAGCTCACCTATACGGTGCGGAACACGCATCGCGCGGTCGGCACGCGCCTCTCGGCCGAGATCACCGCCAAATATGGCATGAACACGCTCGCCGACGGACACGTCCATGTCCGCCTGCGCGGCTCGGCCGGCCAGTCGCTCGGCGCGTTCGCGGTGAAGGGCGTGACGCTGGAGGTGTTCGGCGAGGCCAATGATTATGTCGGCAAGGGCCTGTCGGGCGGCACGATCGTGGTCCGCCCGATGGTGTCGAGCCCGCTCGAAAGCCGCGCCAACACGATCATCGGCAATACCGTCCTCTACGGCGCGACCTCGGGCACGCTGCTGGCCGCGGGCCAGGCGGGCGAGCGCTTCGCCGTGCGTAATTCGGGCGCGACGGTGGTGGTCGAAGGCTGCGGCGCCAATGGCTGCGAATATATGACCGGCGGCATCGCCGTGATCCTCGGCAAGGTCGGCGACAATTTCGGCGCGGGGATGACCGGCGGCATGGCGTTCGTGCTCGACGAGGACGAGAGCTTCGCCAGCCACGCCAATCCGGAGAGCATCCTGTGGCGCCGGCTCGGCTCGGCGTGGTGGGAAGCGCGGCTGAAGACGCTGATCGCCGCGCATGCGGTGAAAACCGACAGCCGCTGGTCGCACAATATCCTCGACGATTGGGATCGCTGGCGCGGGCAATTCTGGCAGGTGGTGCCGAAGGAGATGCTGGGGCGGCTGTCGCAGCCGCTGGACGATGCGGAACCCGAGGCGGTCGCCGCCGAATGA
- a CDS encoding TrbI/VirB10 family protein: MTEAALPPAARVDPETLAIRSRPPRAIRFKRGLIIAIAALGSVSLTAVTFMALKPHILHHVEAQDDLADPVKAPSDTLSGAPATYGDVPKLGPPLPGDLGKPILEHQRAEMMAVSPADQQLQQAQAAERERQLAELKAARESGVLVQGRQITTASAAPATPTAVAADPTSAKLALDPGNDPNAQGRKADFVATLDPRGDVNPHTLTPLASPYTLSAGSVISASLITGLRSDLPGLVTAQVIENIYDCATGQILLIPQGARLVGSYDSVVAFGQKRALIVWQRIIMPDGSSQRIDNVPATDPSGYAGLQDKVDMHTWQLLKGVALSTLLGVSSQLALSGQSDLVQALRMSTQDSVSRAGDQITQRNLGIQPTITIRPGAPVRLVVHKDLVLAPVRGER; encoded by the coding sequence GTGACCGAGGCGGCACTTCCTCCGGCCGCCAGGGTCGATCCCGAGACGCTGGCCATTCGCAGCCGGCCACCTCGCGCGATCCGCTTCAAGCGCGGCTTGATCATCGCGATCGCGGCGCTGGGATCGGTAAGTCTCACCGCCGTCACCTTCATGGCGCTCAAGCCTCACATCCTGCACCACGTCGAAGCGCAGGATGATCTGGCAGATCCGGTCAAGGCGCCGAGCGACACGCTGAGCGGCGCGCCCGCGACCTATGGCGATGTCCCGAAGCTCGGACCGCCGCTGCCAGGCGATCTCGGCAAGCCGATCCTGGAACACCAGCGCGCCGAGATGATGGCGGTAAGTCCGGCCGATCAGCAGCTTCAACAGGCGCAAGCCGCGGAACGGGAGCGTCAGCTTGCCGAGTTGAAGGCGGCACGCGAGTCCGGTGTTCTCGTGCAGGGGCGGCAGATCACGACGGCGAGTGCCGCGCCTGCCACGCCCACAGCGGTGGCGGCAGATCCGACATCTGCGAAGCTGGCGCTCGATCCGGGCAACGATCCGAACGCGCAGGGACGCAAGGCCGATTTCGTCGCCACGCTCGATCCGAGAGGCGACGTCAATCCGCACACCCTCACGCCGCTGGCATCGCCCTACACGCTGTCGGCCGGCAGTGTGATCTCGGCGAGCCTGATCACCGGACTGCGCTCGGATCTGCCCGGTCTCGTGACGGCCCAGGTCATTGAGAACATCTACGACTGCGCGACGGGCCAGATCCTGCTCATCCCGCAAGGGGCGCGGCTGGTCGGCAGTTACGACAGCGTCGTGGCGTTCGGTCAGAAGCGAGCGTTGATAGTCTGGCAGCGGATCATCATGCCGGATGGCAGCTCGCAGCGGATCGACAATGTGCCGGCAACCGATCCATCCGGATATGCCGGCCTTCAGGACAAAGTCGACATGCACACCTGGCAGCTCCTGAAGGGCGTTGCTCTATCAACGCTGCTCGGGGTCAGCTCTCAGCTGGCGCTCTCCGGACAGAGTGACCTGGTTCAGGCGCTCCGGATGTCGACGCAGGACAGCGTATCTCGGGCCGGCGATCAGATCACCCAACGCAATCTCGGCATCCAGCCGACGATCACGATCCGTCCTGGCGCGCCGGTTCGTCTGGTCGTCCACAAGGATCTCGTGCTCGCCCCTGTTCGAGGGGAGCGCTGA
- a CDS encoding undecaprenyl-diphosphate phosphatase, whose amino-acid sequence MSILQPVLLGIVEGLTEYLPVSSTGHLILATKLLGYDAAQWEVFNIVIQLGAILAVVVLYWRTFWTVIMGLTRGDATSIRFTRNVLVAFVPAVVIGLALHKKIEALLGNATVVAVALIVGGVAILVVERLAKERTIRGVADIPLGKTLGIGFIQCLAMIPGVSRSGATIMGALSLGVERRTAAEFSFFLAIPTMLGATTLELFKHRHDLMAPGAVGLGTIAIGFVVAFFVALVVVKAFVGIVTKHGFGPFAWYRIVAGTLALVWLSRM is encoded by the coding sequence ATGAGCATTCTCCAGCCGGTCCTGCTCGGGATCGTCGAAGGTCTGACCGAATATCTGCCCGTCTCGTCGACCGGGCATCTGATCCTCGCCACCAAGTTGCTCGGCTATGATGCCGCGCAGTGGGAGGTGTTCAACATCGTCATCCAGCTCGGTGCGATCCTGGCGGTGGTCGTGCTGTACTGGCGCACCTTCTGGACGGTGATCATGGGGCTGACGCGCGGCGACGCGACCTCGATCCGCTTCACCCGCAACGTGCTGGTGGCCTTCGTCCCGGCGGTGGTGATCGGACTGGCGCTGCACAAGAAGATCGAGGCGCTGCTCGGCAATGCCACGGTGGTGGCGGTGGCGCTGATCGTCGGCGGCGTTGCGATCCTGGTCGTCGAGCGGCTGGCGAAGGAGCGGACCATCCGCGGCGTCGCCGACATCCCGCTGGGCAAAACGCTCGGCATCGGCTTCATCCAGTGCCTGGCGATGATCCCCGGCGTCAGCCGCTCGGGCGCGACCATCATGGGTGCGCTGTCGCTAGGCGTGGAGCGGCGGACGGCGGCCGAATTCAGCTTCTTCCTCGCCATTCCCACGATGCTCGGCGCGACGACGCTCGAACTGTTCAAACATCGCCACGATCTGATGGCACCGGGCGCAGTCGGGCTGGGCACGATCGCGATCGGTTTCGTCGTCGCCTTCTTCGTCGCCCTGGTGGTGGTGAAGGCATTCGTCGGCATCGTCACCAAGCACGGCTTCGGGCCGTTCGCATGGTATCGCATCGTCGCCGGCACGCTGGCGCTGGTGTGGCTCTCGCGGATGTAG
- a CDS encoding complex I NDUFA9 subunit family protein: protein MDELVTLIGGGGFLGRYVAQELLAAGARVRIAERYPADAWYLKPLGPLGQVQFVPASLTKPDSIARAVSGATAVVNLVGVLKGPFQALHVDGARTAAAAARAAGVRAFVQISAIGADPAADSAYARTKGEGERAVRDAFPDATIVRPSILFGPEDQFVNRFAQMISLAPVVPVVRAGAKFQPAWVSDVARAIAQAALDPQAHAGKTYELGGPQILSMGELNAWIAQAIGRKLSLPAVPDALAGLAARMGGWLPGAPMTWDQWLMLQRDNVVTTGAPGFADFGIAPAPLAAVAPRWLVRFRRHGRFSLGAA, encoded by the coding sequence ATGGACGAACTGGTCACCTTGATCGGCGGCGGCGGCTTTCTGGGCCGCTATGTCGCGCAGGAATTGCTGGCGGCAGGCGCGCGCGTGCGCATCGCCGAGCGCTATCCCGCCGACGCCTGGTATCTGAAGCCGCTCGGCCCGCTCGGCCAGGTGCAGTTCGTCCCGGCCAGCCTCACCAAGCCCGACAGCATCGCGCGCGCCGTTTCCGGCGCGACGGCGGTCGTCAATCTGGTGGGCGTGCTGAAGGGGCCGTTCCAGGCGCTCCATGTCGACGGCGCGCGCACCGCCGCCGCCGCCGCGCGCGCCGCCGGCGTCCGCGCCTTCGTCCAGATCTCCGCGATCGGCGCCGATCCGGCCGCCGACAGCGCTTATGCCCGCACCAAGGGCGAAGGCGAGCGCGCGGTGCGCGACGCCTTCCCCGACGCCACGATCGTCCGCCCGTCGATCCTGTTCGGGCCGGAGGATCAGTTCGTCAATCGCTTCGCCCAGATGATCTCGTTGGCGCCGGTGGTGCCGGTGGTGCGCGCGGGCGCGAAGTTCCAGCCGGCATGGGTGAGCGACGTCGCCCGCGCCATCGCCCAGGCGGCGCTCGATCCGCAGGCCCACGCCGGCAAGACCTACGAGCTCGGCGGCCCGCAGATCCTGTCGATGGGCGAGCTCAATGCATGGATCGCGCAGGCGATCGGCCGCAAGCTCTCGCTGCCGGCGGTGCCCGATGCGCTCGCCGGGCTCGCGGCGCGCATGGGCGGTTGGCTGCCCGGCGCGCCGATGACGTGGGATCAGTGGCTGATGCTGCAGCGGGACAATGTCGTCACGACCGGCGCGCCCGGCTTCGCCGACTTCGGGATCGCGCCGGCGCCGCTCGCCGCGGTGGCGCCGCGCTGGCTGGTCCGCTTTCGTCGCCACGGCCGGTTCAGCCTCGGCGCCGCCTGA
- a CDS encoding NAD(P)-dependent oxidoreductase encodes MLQFTTVGQDYPEKRASGERASDFGEIARSFAVAKAEEQSSRCSQCGVPYCSTHCPLHNHIPDWLRLTAEGRLREAYELSNATSTMPEICGRICPQDRLCEGNCVIEFSGHGAVTIGSVEKFITDTAWEEGWVEPLTPGPARGQSIGVIGAGPAGLTVADLMRSHGYDVHVYDRHDRMGGLLVYGIPGFKLEKHVVQRRVDRLAAGGVVFHHGFEVGRDATLAELRTRHDAVVICTGVYKPRAIKAPGVGAAGVVEALDYLTASNRKGFGDAVPAYDDGTLNATGKHVVVVGGGDTAMDCVRTAVRQGAASVRCLYRRDRANMPGSQREVKNAEEEGVEFVWLAAPEAFHDSAGAVAGVQVTKMRLGEADASGRRAPEVDPAGGYRLDADLVVKALGFDPEELPRLFGAPALTVTRWGTVRIDHKSMMTSMDGVFAAGDIVRGASLVVWAVRDGRDVSERIHGWLKAKAKTAQREAA; translated from the coding sequence ATGCTTCAATTCACGACGGTCGGGCAGGATTATCCCGAGAAACGCGCATCCGGCGAACGCGCGAGCGATTTCGGCGAGATTGCGCGCAGCTTCGCCGTGGCGAAGGCGGAGGAGCAATCGTCGCGCTGCTCGCAATGCGGCGTGCCCTATTGCTCGACGCACTGCCCGCTGCACAACCATATCCCCGATTGGCTGCGACTGACCGCCGAGGGGCGGCTGCGCGAGGCCTATGAGCTGTCCAACGCGACTTCGACCATGCCCGAAATCTGCGGCCGCATCTGCCCGCAGGATCGGCTGTGCGAGGGCAATTGCGTCATCGAATTTTCGGGCCATGGCGCGGTCACGATCGGATCGGTCGAGAAGTTCATCACCGATACGGCGTGGGAAGAAGGCTGGGTCGAACCGCTGACGCCGGGGCCGGCGCGCGGCCAGTCGATCGGCGTGATCGGGGCCGGCCCGGCCGGGCTGACCGTGGCGGATCTGATGCGCAGCCACGGCTACGACGTCCACGTCTATGATCGCCACGATCGCATGGGCGGCCTGCTGGTCTACGGCATCCCCGGTTTCAAGCTGGAGAAGCATGTCGTCCAGCGCCGCGTCGATCGGCTCGCGGCGGGCGGCGTGGTATTCCATCACGGCTTCGAGGTCGGCCGCGACGCCACGCTGGCGGAATTGCGGACGCGCCACGACGCGGTCGTGATCTGCACCGGCGTCTACAAGCCGCGCGCGATCAAGGCGCCGGGCGTCGGCGCCGCCGGCGTGGTCGAGGCGCTCGACTATCTCACCGCTTCCAATCGCAAGGGCTTCGGCGATGCGGTGCCGGCCTATGACGACGGCACGTTGAACGCGACCGGCAAGCATGTCGTGGTCGTCGGCGGCGGCGACACCGCGATGGATTGCGTGCGCACCGCCGTGCGGCAAGGCGCCGCCTCGGTACGCTGCCTCTACCGGCGCGACCGGGCCAACATGCCGGGCTCGCAGCGCGAGGTGAAGAATGCCGAGGAGGAAGGCGTCGAGTTCGTCTGGCTCGCCGCCCCCGAGGCGTTTCACGACAGCGCCGGCGCGGTCGCGGGCGTGCAGGTGACGAAGATGCGGCTGGGCGAGGCCGACGCCTCGGGCCGGCGCGCGCCCGAGGTCGATCCCGCCGGCGGCTACCGGCTCGACGCCGATCTGGTGGTCAAGGCGCTCGGCTTCGATCCCGAGGAATTGCCGCGGCTGTTCGGCGCCCCCGCACTCACCGTCACCCGCTGGGGCACGGTGCGCATCGACCACAAGTCGATGATGACGAGCATGGACGGCGTCTTCGCCGCCGGCGACATCGTGCGCGGGGCGAGCCTGGTGGTGTGGGCGGTCCGCGACGGCCGCGACGTCAGCGAGCGGATCCACGGCTGGCTGAAGGCGAAGGCGAAGACCGCACAGAGGGAGGCGGCGTGA